Proteins encoded together in one Stutzerimonas stutzeri window:
- the bamB gene encoding outer membrane protein assembly factor BamB, which yields MRWKTAALLTLAVLAAGCSSNSSKEPEPAELTKFDAEISLKKEWSRSIGEGQGKTYNLLTPVVYGDQIYAADVEGLVVSMDRLTGKVNWKKKLDKPVSGAVGAGYGLVLIGTLRGEVLALDVSTGEERWRSQVSSEVLAAPAVNGDIVLVQTQDDRLIALEIDTGAQRWSYESSPAVLTLRGTGAPLLTNQLAIAGLSSGKVIALDTRRGLPVWEQRVAIPQGRSELERVVDIDGGLLLSGGTLYVATYQGRAAALELETGRVLWQRDASSYSGVALGYGSVYLSLADGTVEGIDERSTTALWRNESLARRQLSAPAVLSSYVVVGDVEGYLHFLSQVDGRFVARERVDSSGVRARPVVEGDWLYAFGNDGKLVALTIRQAD from the coding sequence ATGCGCTGGAAGACTGCAGCATTGCTGACCCTGGCCGTACTGGCCGCAGGTTGCAGCAGCAATAGTTCCAAAGAGCCAGAGCCGGCGGAGCTGACCAAGTTCGATGCGGAGATCTCGCTGAAGAAGGAGTGGAGTCGTTCTATCGGCGAAGGGCAGGGCAAGACCTACAACCTGCTGACCCCGGTGGTCTATGGCGACCAGATCTATGCCGCAGACGTCGAAGGTCTGGTGGTGTCCATGGATCGGTTGACTGGCAAGGTCAACTGGAAGAAGAAGCTCGACAAGCCGGTTTCCGGTGCGGTGGGTGCCGGCTACGGCCTGGTGCTGATCGGCACCCTGCGCGGTGAAGTGCTGGCGCTGGATGTCAGCACCGGTGAAGAGCGCTGGCGCAGCCAGGTCAGCAGCGAAGTGCTGGCCGCCCCCGCCGTGAACGGCGATATCGTGCTGGTGCAGACCCAGGATGACCGGCTGATCGCTCTGGAGATCGACACCGGCGCACAACGCTGGAGCTACGAAAGCTCGCCGGCGGTGCTGACGTTGCGGGGTACCGGTGCACCGCTGCTGACCAATCAGCTGGCCATCGCCGGTCTGTCCAGTGGCAAGGTGATCGCGCTGGATACCCGTCGCGGCTTGCCGGTATGGGAGCAGCGGGTCGCCATCCCGCAGGGCCGGTCCGAACTGGAGCGGGTTGTGGACATCGACGGTGGGCTGCTGCTCTCCGGTGGCACCCTCTACGTGGCGACCTACCAGGGGCGCGCTGCGGCGCTGGAACTGGAGACCGGCCGCGTGCTCTGGCAGCGTGACGCGTCGAGCTACTCCGGTGTGGCGCTGGGCTACGGCAGTGTCTACCTGAGCCTGGCCGACGGTACTGTCGAGGGCATCGACGAGCGCTCCACCACTGCGCTGTGGCGCAACGAGTCGCTGGCGCGTCGTCAGCTGTCGGCTCCTGCCGTGTTGTCCAGCTACGTGGTGGTCGGTGATGTCGAGGGCTACCTGCACTTCCTGAGTCAGGTAGATGGCCGCTTCGTCGCCCGTGAGCGGGTCGACAGCTCCGGCGTCCGGGCTCGCCCGGTGGTCGAGGGCGACTGGCTGTATGCTTTCGGCAATGACGGCAAGCTGGTCGCACTGACGATTCGTCAGGCCGACTGA
- a CDS encoding YfgM family protein gives MTSGTEEEQLAQIKDWWQRNGKPLVLGAVIALVLVFGWQFWQKHQINQAQSASVVYQQLLGAALESGEADAAEVSRLGNLLKKDFAGTHYAQYGSLFVAKVAVESGRLDEAASELRAIVDKPADKTLDELARQRLARVLAAQDKADEAIKLLDGKVDAAFVASREELRGDLLVQLGRNDEAHAAYSKAKESLSQDAAIGGLQMKLDDLARGEA, from the coding sequence GTGACCTCGGGTACTGAAGAAGAACAACTGGCGCAGATCAAAGACTGGTGGCAGCGCAACGGCAAGCCGCTTGTGCTGGGTGCCGTGATCGCCCTGGTGTTGGTGTTCGGCTGGCAGTTCTGGCAGAAGCACCAGATCAATCAGGCGCAGAGCGCCTCGGTGGTTTATCAGCAACTGCTCGGCGCCGCCCTGGAATCCGGCGAGGCTGATGCCGCCGAAGTGTCGCGGCTGGGCAATCTGCTGAAGAAGGACTTTGCCGGTACGCACTATGCGCAGTACGGCAGCCTGTTCGTGGCCAAGGTGGCGGTGGAATCCGGCCGCCTGGACGAGGCCGCCAGCGAGCTGCGCGCCATCGTCGACAAGCCTGCGGACAAGACGCTGGACGAGCTGGCGCGCCAGCGTCTGGCACGTGTGCTGGCAGCGCAGGACAAGGCCGACGAGGCGATCAAGCTGCTCGATGGCAAGGTGGATGCCGCCTTCGTAGCCAGCCGTGAGGAACTGCGCGGCGATCTGCTGGTGCAGCTCGGCCGTAACGACGAGGCGCACGCCGCTTACAGCAAGGCCAAGGAGTCGCTGTCCCAGGATGCGGCCATTGGCGGTCTGCAAATGAAACTGGATGATCTGGCCCGAGGGGAGGCGTAA
- the hisS gene encoding histidine--tRNA ligase: MSKSLQAIRGMNDILPAQTPTWRYLESTFAQLLESYGYSEIRLPILEFTDLFARGIGEGTDVVDKEMYTFLDRNEESLTLRPEGTAGCVRAVLEHGMTGGGQVQKLWYTGPMFRYEKPQKGRYRQFHQIGVEVFNQPGPDIDAELIVLTARLWKQLGLADAVTLQLNSLGSSEARARYRDALVAYLQQRFEQLDEDSQRRLTTNPLRILDSKNAHTQALLTDAPTLHDYLDEESRAHFEGLKARLDAVGIAYEINPKLVRGLDYYGRTVFEWVTDKLGAQGTVCAGGRYDGLVSQFGGKPTPGVGFAMGVERLVLLLETLGLVPETLNLAPHAYICAFGEAAELAALALAERLRDELPGLRLLVNAGGGSFKSQFKKADKSGARYALILGDDELAGRVVGCKPLRDDSEQQSIAWDALPERLAACLEQV, translated from the coding sequence TTGAGCAAGTCCCTGCAAGCCATTCGTGGCATGAATGACATCCTGCCTGCGCAGACGCCGACCTGGCGTTATCTGGAAAGCACCTTTGCGCAGCTGCTGGAAAGCTACGGATACAGCGAGATCCGTCTGCCGATCCTGGAGTTCACCGACCTGTTCGCCCGCGGTATCGGCGAGGGCACCGATGTGGTCGACAAGGAGATGTATACCTTCCTCGATCGCAACGAAGAGTCGCTGACCCTGCGTCCCGAAGGTACCGCCGGCTGCGTGCGCGCCGTGCTCGAGCATGGCATGACGGGTGGCGGGCAGGTGCAGAAGCTCTGGTACACCGGGCCGATGTTCCGCTACGAGAAGCCGCAGAAAGGTCGCTACCGGCAGTTCCACCAGATCGGCGTGGAAGTGTTCAACCAGCCGGGACCGGATATCGATGCCGAGCTGATCGTACTGACCGCGCGCCTGTGGAAGCAGCTCGGCCTCGCCGACGCGGTGACGCTGCAGCTCAACAGCCTGGGCTCCAGCGAGGCTCGGGCGCGCTACCGCGATGCTCTGGTGGCCTACCTGCAACAGCGTTTCGAGCAGCTCGACGAGGACAGTCAGCGTCGCCTGACCACCAATCCGCTGCGCATCCTCGACAGCAAGAACGCCCACACCCAGGCCTTGCTGACCGATGCACCGACCCTGCACGACTATCTGGACGAGGAGTCGCGGGCGCATTTCGAAGGGCTCAAGGCCCGTCTGGATGCGGTCGGCATCGCCTACGAGATCAATCCCAAACTGGTCCGTGGACTGGATTACTACGGCCGCACCGTGTTCGAGTGGGTTACCGACAAGCTCGGCGCGCAAGGCACGGTCTGTGCCGGTGGGCGTTACGACGGTCTGGTCAGCCAGTTCGGCGGCAAGCCGACGCCGGGTGTCGGCTTCGCCATGGGCGTCGAGCGTCTGGTGCTGTTGCTGGAAACGCTCGGCCTGGTGCCGGAGACGTTGAACCTGGCACCGCATGCCTACATCTGTGCATTCGGCGAGGCCGCCGAGCTGGCGGCACTGGCGCTGGCCGAACGTCTGCGTGATGAACTGCCGGGGCTGCGCCTGCTGGTCAACGCTGGCGGTGGCAGCTTCAAGAGTCAGTTCAAGAAGGCCGACAAGAGCGGAGCGCGCTATGCGCTGATTCTGGGTGACGACGAACTGGCAGGGCGCGTGGTAGGTTGCAAGCCGCTGCGCGATGACAGCGAGCAACAAAGCATTGCCTGGGATGCTCTGCCCGAGCGTCTGGCTGCCTGCCTCGAGCAGGTCTGA
- the ispG gene encoding flavodoxin-dependent (E)-4-hydroxy-3-methylbut-2-enyl-diphosphate synthase: MHSESPIKRRQSRKIWVGGVAVGGDAPISVQSMTNTETCDVEATVGQIQRLANAGADIVRVSVPSMEAAEAFGRIKQRVQLPLVADIHFDYQIALRVAELGVDCLRINPGNIGREDRVRAVVDAARDKGIPIRIGVNAGSLEKDLQKKYGEPTPQALVESALRHVDHLDRLDFQDFKVSVKASDVFMAVEAYRLLAGQIEQPLHLGITEAGGLRSGTVKSAVGLGMLLAEGIGDTIRVSLAADPVEEIKVGFDILKSLRLRSRGINFIACPSCSRQNFDVVKTMNELETRVEDLLVPMDVAVIGCVVNGPGEAKEAHIGLTGGTPNNLVYIDGKPAQKLNNENLVDELEQLIRRKAAEKLASDAAVIARS; this comes from the coding sequence ATGCATTCCGAATCTCCTATCAAACGTCGCCAGTCCCGCAAGATCTGGGTAGGCGGCGTTGCGGTCGGTGGCGATGCGCCGATTTCCGTACAGAGCATGACCAACACCGAAACCTGCGACGTCGAGGCGACGGTCGGGCAGATCCAGCGCCTGGCCAATGCCGGCGCTGACATCGTCAGGGTCTCGGTGCCGTCGATGGAGGCTGCGGAGGCCTTCGGCCGGATCAAGCAGCGCGTACAGTTGCCGTTGGTCGCCGATATCCATTTCGATTACCAGATCGCTCTGCGGGTAGCCGAGCTCGGCGTCGACTGCCTGCGCATCAACCCGGGCAACATCGGCCGCGAGGATCGCGTTCGCGCAGTGGTTGACGCTGCGCGTGACAAGGGCATCCCGATTCGTATCGGTGTCAACGCCGGTTCGCTGGAGAAAGACCTGCAGAAGAAGTACGGCGAGCCGACGCCACAGGCGCTGGTGGAGTCCGCACTGCGTCATGTGGACCATCTCGATCGCCTGGACTTTCAGGACTTCAAGGTCAGCGTCAAAGCGTCCGATGTGTTCATGGCCGTGGAGGCCTATCGGCTGCTGGCCGGGCAGATCGAGCAGCCGCTGCACCTGGGCATTACCGAGGCGGGCGGGCTGCGTTCCGGCACGGTGAAGTCCGCAGTGGGTCTGGGCATGCTGCTCGCCGAAGGCATCGGCGACACCATTCGTGTGTCGCTGGCGGCCGATCCCGTCGAGGAGATCAAGGTCGGCTTCGATATCCTCAAGTCTCTGCGTCTGCGCTCGCGCGGCATCAACTTCATCGCCTGCCCGAGCTGTTCGCGGCAGAACTTCGATGTGGTCAAGACCATGAACGAGCTGGAGACCCGCGTCGAGGACCTGCTGGTGCCGATGGACGTCGCGGTGATCGGCTGCGTGGTCAACGGTCCGGGCGAGGCCAAGGAGGCCCACATCGGCCTGACCGGTGGCACCCCGAACAACCTGGTCTACATCGATGGTAAGCCGGCGCAGAAACTGAACAACGAAAACCTCGTCGATGAGCTGGAGCAGCTCATCCGGCGCAAGGCCGCCGAGAAGCTTGCGTCCGACGCGGCGGTCATCGCGCGCAGCTGA
- a CDS encoding RodZ domain-containing protein: MTAPHQEQAAPMGNNPGETLRKAREDKGLTLSAVAQQLNLTERALARIEAGDFSQLPGHTFARGYVRAYAKLLGLDQTRLVQEFDQHTGTNASGSSVNSLGRIEEPSRLSRSFMRFFGFALLLALAAAAWFWWQEHTAREASTTPVSALERIEVESADGTTEIHLLDRADEVAEAPVDVADGQPPVVDSDASEAAVTPESTPEATGSSATAAPPQQSQPLPLPETGDSAPVPVQAPAATAPSAATDTPAPVAAPGEAQLELRFTADCWTRVTDADGRVLFSALAKAGTSRTVTGKAPLDVHLGYARGAQLSYNGEAVNLATHMRGETARLKLGQ, translated from the coding sequence ATGACCGCGCCGCACCAAGAACAGGCTGCACCGATGGGCAACAACCCCGGGGAAACGCTGCGCAAGGCTCGTGAAGACAAGGGCCTGACGCTGTCTGCGGTTGCACAGCAGCTCAATCTCACCGAGCGCGCGCTCGCCCGCATCGAGGCAGGCGACTTCAGCCAGCTGCCGGGCCATACCTTTGCCCGCGGTTACGTTCGGGCCTATGCCAAGCTGTTGGGTCTGGATCAGACCCGCCTGGTCCAGGAGTTCGATCAGCACACCGGCACCAACGCATCTGGCAGCAGCGTCAACAGTCTCGGTCGTATCGAGGAGCCCAGCCGACTGTCGCGCAGTTTCATGCGTTTCTTCGGCTTCGCCTTGCTGCTGGCTCTGGCGGCAGCGGCCTGGTTCTGGTGGCAGGAACATACGGCGCGGGAAGCCAGCACAACGCCGGTCTCGGCACTTGAGCGGATCGAAGTCGAAAGCGCCGACGGCACCACCGAGATTCATCTGCTCGATCGGGCCGACGAAGTGGCCGAGGCGCCGGTCGACGTAGCGGATGGACAGCCACCTGTCGTCGATTCGGATGCGAGCGAGGCGGCCGTAACGCCAGAAAGCACACCGGAAGCTACAGGCTCGAGCGCGACGGCGGCTCCTCCCCAGCAATCGCAGCCGTTGCCGCTTCCAGAGACCGGTGATAGCGCGCCAGTGCCCGTGCAGGCGCCTGCAGCCACCGCTCCGAGCGCAGCCACTGACACACCGGCACCTGTCGCCGCGCCGGGTGAGGCTCAACTGGAGTTGCGCTTTACCGCCGATTGCTGGACCCGTGTGACGGATGCCGATGGTCGCGTGCTGTTCAGTGCCCTGGCCAAGGCCGGTACCAGCAGGACAGTCACAGGCAAGGCGCCGCTGGACGTCCATCTGGGGTACGCTCGCGGTGCACAACTCAGTTACAACGGCGAAGCGGTGAATCTCGCCACCCACATGCGCGGCGAGACGGCGCGCCTAAAGCTCGGACAGTAA
- the pilW gene encoding type IV pilus biogenesis/stability protein PilW, producing the protein MILRAALLLVLTGLLAGCVSSGTVDPLKTDEGRQQARDAYIQLGIGYLQQGAAARAKTPLRKALEIDPRSADAHAALALVFQTEMENDLADKHYREALSSRKDARILNNYGSFLFEQKRYPEAMERFSQAAEDNMYPERARVFQNLGMTALQLGKREEAESYFSRSLRLDGRQPRALLELAMMAYEDKQYVPAKRYYDSFSQMSDQTARSLLLGIRLANIHQDRDTAASLALQLRRLYPGTDEYKQYLSEQR; encoded by the coding sequence ATGATTCTGCGCGCTGCGCTGCTGCTTGTACTGACCGGCCTGTTGGCCGGTTGCGTGTCTTCTGGCACCGTCGATCCACTGAAGACCGACGAAGGTCGGCAGCAGGCACGGGATGCCTATATTCAGTTGGGTATCGGTTATCTGCAGCAAGGCGCGGCCGCCCGTGCGAAGACGCCGCTGCGCAAGGCGCTCGAAATCGACCCACGCAGCGCCGACGCGCATGCGGCGCTGGCACTGGTATTCCAGACCGAAATGGAAAACGACCTGGCCGACAAGCACTACCGTGAAGCGTTGTCCAGCCGTAAGGACGCGCGCATCCTCAACAACTACGGCAGCTTCCTCTTCGAGCAGAAGCGCTATCCGGAAGCGATGGAGCGTTTTAGCCAGGCCGCCGAAGACAACATGTATCCCGAGCGCGCCCGTGTCTTCCAGAACCTCGGCATGACCGCCCTGCAACTGGGCAAGCGCGAGGAAGCCGAAAGCTACTTCAGCCGATCGCTGCGTCTGGATGGCCGCCAGCCCCGAGCGCTGCTCGAACTTGCGATGATGGCCTACGAAGACAAGCAGTACGTCCCAGCCAAGCGTTACTACGACAGCTTCAGCCAGATGTCCGATCAGACTGCACGGAGTCTGCTGCTCGGCATTCGCCTGGCCAACATCCATCAGGACCGCGACACGGCTGCCAGCCTGGCGCTGCAGTTGAGGCGGTTGTATCCCGGTACGGATGAGTACAAGCAATATCTTTCGGAGCAACGATGA
- the rlmN gene encoding 23S rRNA (adenine(2503)-C(2))-methyltransferase RlmN yields MIATTGKVNLLGLTQPQLESFFESIGEKRFRAGQVMKWIHHFGVDDFDAMSNLGKALREKLKACAEIRGPEIVSEDISSDGTRKWVVRVASGSCVETVYIPQGGRGTLCVSSQAGCALDCSFCSTGKQGFNSNLTAAEVIGQVWIANKSFGTVPAKIDRAITNVVMMGMGEPLLNFDNVVAAMQIMMDDLGYGISKRKVTLSTSGVVPMIDELAKVIDVSLALSLHAPNDALRDQLVPINKKYPMDVLLAACKRYVSRLGEKRVLTIEYTLLKGVNDQPEHAEQMIALLADIPCKINLIPFNPFPHSGYERPSNNAIRRFQDILHKGGHNVTVRTTRGEDIDAACGQLVGQVLDRTRRSERYIAVRELQSEPGAAQTASNRS; encoded by the coding sequence ATGATTGCCACGACCGGTAAGGTGAATCTGCTGGGTCTGACCCAGCCGCAACTGGAAAGCTTCTTCGAGTCCATCGGGGAGAAGCGTTTTCGCGCCGGTCAGGTGATGAAATGGATTCACCACTTCGGCGTCGATGATTTCGATGCCATGAGCAATCTCGGCAAGGCCCTGCGCGAAAAGCTCAAGGCCTGCGCCGAGATTCGCGGCCCGGAGATCGTCAGTGAAGACATCTCCAGCGACGGCACCCGCAAATGGGTGGTTCGGGTCGCATCGGGCAGCTGTGTGGAAACGGTGTACATCCCCCAGGGCGGCCGTGGAACGCTTTGCGTTTCCTCGCAGGCCGGCTGTGCGCTGGATTGCAGCTTCTGTTCCACCGGCAAACAGGGTTTCAACAGCAATCTCACGGCGGCCGAGGTGATCGGTCAGGTGTGGATTGCCAACAAGTCTTTCGGCACCGTCCCGGCGAAGATCGATCGCGCCATCACCAATGTGGTGATGATGGGGATGGGCGAGCCGTTGCTGAATTTCGACAACGTCGTCGCTGCCATGCAGATCATGATGGACGACCTCGGTTATGGCATTTCCAAGCGCAAGGTGACCCTGTCGACCTCCGGCGTCGTGCCGATGATCGACGAGCTGGCCAAGGTCATCGACGTGTCCCTGGCGCTGTCGCTGCATGCGCCCAACGACGCGCTGCGCGATCAGTTGGTTCCGATCAACAAGAAGTACCCCATGGACGTGCTGTTGGCGGCCTGCAAACGCTATGTGTCGCGCCTGGGCGAGAAACGCGTGCTGACCATCGAATACACGCTGCTCAAGGGTGTCAACGATCAGCCCGAGCATGCCGAGCAGATGATCGCTCTGCTGGCGGACATTCCTTGCAAGATCAATCTGATTCCGTTCAATCCGTTCCCTCATTCCGGATATGAGCGGCCGAGCAACAATGCGATCCGCCGTTTTCAGGACATCCTGCATAAAGGCGGGCACAATGTGACGGTGCGTACCACCCGCGGCGAGGACATCGACGCGGCTTGCGGTCAGCTTGTCGGTCAGGTTCTGGACCGGACGCGTCGAAGCGAGCGATACATCGCTGTACGCGAGCTGCAGAGCGAGCCGGGTGCGGCGCAAACTGCTTCGAACCGATCCTGA
- the ndk gene encoding nucleoside-diphosphate kinase, with amino-acid sequence MALQRTFSIIKPDAVAKNVIGEITTRFEKAGLRVVASKMVQLSEREAAGFYAEHSERGFFKDLVAFMTSGPVIVQVLEGENAVAKNRELMGATNPKEAAPGTIRADFAVSIDENAVHGSDSEASAAREIAYFFAATEVCARIR; translated from the coding sequence ATGGCCCTGCAACGCACCTTTTCCATCATCAAGCCTGACGCTGTCGCCAAGAACGTGATCGGTGAGATCACCACCCGTTTCGAGAAGGCCGGCCTGCGTGTCGTCGCTTCCAAGATGGTTCAGCTGTCCGAGCGCGAAGCTGCCGGTTTCTACGCCGAGCACAGCGAGCGCGGCTTCTTCAAGGATCTGGTTGCCTTCATGACTTCCGGTCCGGTCATCGTTCAGGTTCTGGAAGGCGAGAACGCCGTCGCCAAGAACCGCGAGCTGATGGGCGCCACCAACCCGAAGGAAGCGGCTCCGGGCACCATCCGTGCCGACTTCGCGGTCTCCATCGACGAGAACGCCGTTCACGGTTCCGACTCGGAAGCCTCGGCCGCCCGTGAAATCGCCTACTTCTTTGCTGCCACCGAAGTGTGCGCACGCATTCGCTGA
- the iscX gene encoding Fe-S cluster assembly protein IscX, protein MQLKWTDVQDIAIELAERKAGVDPRYVNFVDLHRWVLELPDFADEPGRGGEKVLEAIQAAWIEEAE, encoded by the coding sequence ATGCAACTGAAATGGACTGATGTGCAGGACATCGCCATCGAACTCGCCGAGCGCAAGGCCGGTGTCGATCCGCGCTATGTGAATTTCGTCGATCTGCATCGCTGGGTACTCGAACTGCCTGACTTCGCTGACGAGCCTGGTCGTGGCGGCGAAAAGGTGCTCGAAGCCATCCAGGCCGCCTGGATCGAAGAGGCAGAGTAA
- the fdx gene encoding ISC system 2Fe-2S type ferredoxin yields the protein MPQIIFLPNADHCPEGAVIEAKTGETVLDAALRNGIDIEHACEKSCACTTCHVVVREGFQSLEASDELEDDMLDKAWGLEPNSRLSCQAVVADTDLVVEIPKYTINQVSEGH from the coding sequence ATGCCGCAGATCATTTTCCTGCCCAATGCCGATCATTGCCCCGAGGGTGCTGTGATCGAGGCGAAAACCGGCGAGACGGTGCTGGACGCCGCGCTGCGCAACGGCATCGATATCGAGCATGCCTGCGAGAAGTCCTGCGCATGCACCACCTGTCACGTGGTGGTTCGCGAGGGCTTCCAGTCGCTCGAGGCCTCCGATGAGCTGGAGGACGACATGCTCGACAAGGCCTGGGGACTGGAGCCCAACTCGCGGCTGTCCTGTCAGGCGGTAGTGGCCGATACCGATCTCGTCGTGGAGATTCCGAAGTACACCATCAACCAGGTGTCGGAAGGGCATTGA
- the hscA gene encoding Fe-S protein assembly chaperone HscA translates to MALLQIAEPGQSPQPHQRRLAVGIDLGTTNSLVAALRSGVTAPLADADGQVILPSVVRYHADRVEVGACAKRAAAADPFNTISSVKRLMGRGLADVKQLGEQLPYRFRQAESQMPFIETVQGAKSPVEISAEILRALRERAEATLGGELVGAVITVPAYFDDAQRQATKDAARLAGLNVLRLLNEPTAAAVAYGLDRQAEGIVAIYDLGGGTFDISILRLTKGVFEVLATGGDTALGGDDFDHAVADWILQQAGVSEDLAPGEQRELLKIACDAKERLSVDETVQVAYAGWAGELHRETFDALIEPLIARSLRSCRRAVRDSGVELDEITAVVMVGGSTRVPKVRSSVGQLFGREPLTDIDPDEVVAIGAAIQAETLAGNNRDGEELLLLDVIPLSLGLETMGGLMEKIIPRNTTIPVARAQDFTTYKDGQSAMMIHVLQGERELISDCRSLARFELRGIPPMVAGAAKIRVTFQVDADGLLSVSARELASGVEASIQVKPSYGLTDGEIARMLEDSFRKADQDRDARALREQLVDAQRLLEAVEAALIADGERLLSAEERAAIEAQMAELRALLDSQDVSAIERQTKRLSQITDAFAARRLDSTVKAALAGRRLNDIED, encoded by the coding sequence ATGGCCTTACTTCAGATTGCCGAGCCCGGACAAAGCCCTCAGCCCCATCAGCGGCGCCTGGCTGTCGGAATAGACCTGGGCACTACCAACTCCCTCGTTGCCGCGTTGCGCAGTGGCGTCACCGCCCCGCTGGCCGATGCCGATGGGCAGGTGATTCTGCCGTCCGTTGTGCGTTATCACGCCGATCGTGTGGAGGTCGGTGCGTGTGCCAAGCGTGCAGCAGCTGCCGATCCGTTCAATACCATCAGCTCGGTCAAGCGGTTGATGGGGCGAGGGCTTGCGGACGTCAAGCAGTTGGGCGAACAGCTGCCCTATCGTTTCCGTCAGGCCGAATCGCAGATGCCCTTCATCGAGACGGTCCAGGGGGCCAAGAGCCCGGTGGAAATCTCGGCGGAGATCCTGCGGGCGCTGCGCGAGCGCGCCGAGGCGACGCTGGGTGGCGAGCTGGTCGGGGCGGTGATCACCGTGCCGGCCTACTTCGATGATGCCCAGCGTCAGGCGACCAAGGATGCGGCGCGGCTGGCCGGCCTGAATGTGCTGCGCCTGCTCAATGAGCCGACCGCAGCGGCGGTCGCCTACGGTCTGGACCGTCAGGCCGAGGGTATCGTCGCGATCTACGATCTCGGCGGCGGAACCTTCGATATCTCCATTCTGCGTCTGACCAAGGGTGTGTTCGAGGTGCTGGCCACAGGCGGCGATACCGCCTTGGGCGGTGACGATTTCGATCACGCCGTGGCTGACTGGATTCTCCAGCAGGCCGGGGTTTCCGAGGATCTGGCGCCCGGCGAGCAGCGCGAGCTGTTGAAGATCGCCTGCGATGCCAAGGAGCGCCTCAGCGTGGACGAGACGGTTCAGGTCGCCTACGCCGGATGGGCGGGCGAGCTCCACCGTGAGACGTTCGATGCTCTCATCGAGCCGCTGATTGCCCGAAGCCTCAGGTCGTGCCGGCGCGCGGTGCGTGATTCCGGTGTCGAGCTGGACGAGATCACGGCAGTGGTCATGGTCGGCGGCTCGACCCGCGTGCCAAAAGTGCGTTCGTCCGTGGGCCAGCTGTTCGGTCGGGAGCCGCTGACCGATATCGATCCGGACGAAGTGGTGGCGATCGGTGCCGCGATCCAGGCCGAGACCCTGGCGGGCAACAATCGGGACGGCGAAGAGCTGCTCCTGCTCGACGTGATCCCGCTGTCGCTGGGTCTGGAGACCATGGGCGGGCTGATGGAGAAGATCATCCCGCGCAATACCACGATTCCGGTTGCACGTGCGCAGGACTTCACCACCTACAAGGATGGCCAGTCGGCCATGATGATCCATGTGCTGCAAGGTGAGCGCGAGCTGATCTCCGACTGCCGTTCGCTGGCGCGCTTCGAGCTGCGTGGTATCCCGCCGATGGTTGCGGGCGCGGCGAAGATTCGCGTGACCTTCCAGGTCGATGCCGACGGACTGCTCAGCGTTTCGGCGCGTGAGCTGGCCTCCGGCGTCGAGGCCAGCATTCAGGTCAAGCCGTCCTATGGCCTGACCGATGGCGAGATCGCCAGGATGCTCGAGGACTCGTTCCGCAAGGCGGATCAGGATCGCGACGCCCGCGCCCTGCGCGAGCAGCTGGTCGACGCCCAGCGCTTGCTGGAGGCTGTCGAAGCAGCGCTGATTGCCGACGGGGAACGTCTGCTTTCCGCCGAGGAGCGTGCCGCCATCGAGGCGCAGATGGCCGAGTTGCGTGCGTTGCTCGACAGTCAGGACGTGTCCGCCATCGAGCGCCAGACCAAACGCCTGAGCCAGATCACCGACGCCTTCGCTGCGCGTCGTCTGGATTCCACCGTCAAGGCCGCCTTGGCCGGGCGGCGGCTTAACGATATCGAGGATTGA
- the hscB gene encoding co-chaperone HscB translates to MGTPCHFALFDLKPDFELDLAQLADRYRELARQVHPDRFADAGESEQRQALERSANLNEAYQTLKSPSRRARYLLALEGHDVPLEATVQDPAFLMQQMHWREELEELHEQADLDGVAAFKSRLKQAQQGLNDDFGQIWRDPARRVDAERLVRRMQFLDKLTQEVRQLEERLDD, encoded by the coding sequence GTGGGTACTCCCTGTCACTTTGCACTGTTCGATCTGAAGCCTGACTTCGAGCTGGACCTTGCGCAACTCGCCGATCGCTATCGCGAGCTTGCGCGCCAGGTTCATCCGGATCGCTTCGCCGATGCTGGCGAAAGCGAGCAGCGCCAGGCGCTGGAGCGTTCGGCCAATCTGAACGAGGCCTATCAGACCCTGAAGAGCCCGAGCCGCCGCGCGCGCTATCTGCTGGCGTTGGAGGGGCACGATGTGCCGTTGGAGGCGACCGTTCAGGATCCTGCCTTCCTGATGCAGCAGATGCATTGGCGCGAAGAGCTCGAAGAGCTTCACGAGCAGGCCGATCTTGATGGTGTTGCGGCATTCAAGTCGCGGCTCAAGCAGGCTCAGCAAGGTCTCAACGACGACTTCGGTCAGATCTGGCGAGACCCCGCGCGCCGTGTGGATGCCGAAAGACTGGTTCGCCGCATGCAGTTTCTCGACAAGTTGACCCAGGAAGTGCGCCAGCTCGAAGAGCGCCTCGACGATTAA